The Leclercia adecarboxylata region CGCCAGCAGCCAAAGCCCGCGCGCCTGAACAGCTTTTTCCACTTTATGCGCTTTGGTCATGCGATGCTGGATAAGGTCGCCAGCTGGCAGGGAGAACTCAAGCTGGACCGGGACGTGCTTTTTGCGCCAGGTGCCCGGGAAAAGCTCGATCTCACCGTGCCCGAGGGCAAGCTGCTGCTGGCTTCCCATCTCGGAGATGTGGAGGCGTGCCGCGCCCTGGCCCAGATCAAAGGCGGCAAAACCGTCAACGCGCTGGTGTTCAGCGATAACGCCCAGCGTTTCAAACAGATTATGCAGGAGATGGCGCCCCAGGCCGGGCTGAACCTGATCCCGGTAACCGATATCGGCCCGGAGACCGCCATCCTGCTGAAAGAGAAGATCGATCGCGGGGAGTGGGTGACGATCGTCGGGGATCGGATCGCCGTCGATCCGCAGCGCGGCGGCAACTGGCGGGTGGTGTGGAGCGATTTTATGGGCCAGCCCGCCCCGTTCCCCGAGGGGCCTTTTATCCTCGCCTCGCTGATGCGCTGCCCGGTGGTGCTGATCTTCGCCCTGCGCCAGCAGCAGAAGCTGCATATCCACTGCGAAGACTTTGCCGATCCGCTGCTGTTGCCGCGGGGCGAGCGCCAGCAGGCGTTACAGCAGACCGTCGACCGCTATGCCCAACGGCTGGAGCACTTTGCGCTGCAGGCCCCGCTCGACTGGTTTAATTTTTTCGATTTCTGGCGTCTGCCGGATGCCAAAGAGAAGGAGTAAAGGGTGCTGACCGATCCCCGCTTTACCACCGAAGTAGAGCTGACCGTACCGTTTCACGACGTCGATATGATGGGCGTGGTGTGGCACGGCAACTATTTCCGCTATTTTGAGGTAGCCCGCGAGGCCCTGCTCAACCAGTTCGATTATGGCTATCGCCAGATGAAAGCCTCCGGCTATCTCTGGCCGGTGGTGGATACCCGGGTGAAATACCGCGATGTCCTGACCTTTGAGCAACGCATCCGCGTCCGGGCCCATATCGAGGAGTTCGAGAACCGCCTGCGCATCGCCTATCAGATATTTGACGCCGACAGCGGCAAACGGACCACCACCGGCTACACCATTCAGGTGGCGGTGGAGGAGAAGAGCCGCGAGCTCTGCTTTGTCAGTCCGGCCGTGCTGTTCGAGCGTATGGGAGTGACGCCATGAAGTGGTTACCGCTGCTTGCCCTGCTGGCAAGCCCGTTCGTCAGCGCCGTGACGCTGGATGAGCTGCAGCAACGCTTTACCGAACAGCCGGTGGTGCGTGCCCACTTTGAGCAGACCCGCACCATCAAGGATCTGCCCCAGCCGCTGCGATCCAGCGGCGAGATGCTGATCGCCCGGGATAACGGCCTGCTGTGGGATCAAAAAGCGCCGTTTCCGATGACGCTGCTGCTGGACGACAAGCGGATGGTACAGACCATTAACGGCCAGCCGCCGCAGACCATCACCGCTGACACTAACCCGCAGATGTTCCAGTTCAACCACCTGCTGCGCGCCCTGTTCCAGGCCGATCGTCGGGTGCTGGAGGAGAACTTCCGCATCGACTTTAAAGACCTCGGCAATGGCCGCTGGTCGCTGGTGCTGACCCCCACCACCACGCCGCTGGACAAGATTTTCGCCTCCATGGATCTGGGCGGCGAGACCTACCTGGAGTCCATTGTGCTGAACGATAAGCAGGGCGATCGCACCGATATCACCCTCTCCCGCCACCAGCTCACACCCGCCAGCCTGACCGATGACGAACGCCAACGCTTTGCCGCACCGTAATTCCCGACGTCCGGCGCTGGCGTGGGCGCTGATCTGCCTAGCGCTGCTGGGCGTGCTGCT contains the following coding sequences:
- a CDS encoding acyl-CoA thioesterase, whose protein sequence is MLTDPRFTTEVELTVPFHDVDMMGVVWHGNYFRYFEVAREALLNQFDYGYRQMKASGYLWPVVDTRVKYRDVLTFEQRIRVRAHIEEFENRLRIAYQIFDADSGKRTTTGYTIQVAVEEKSRELCFVSPAVLFERMGVTP
- a CDS encoding outer membrane lipoprotein carrier protein LolA; this encodes MKWLPLLALLASPFVSAVTLDELQQRFTEQPVVRAHFEQTRTIKDLPQPLRSSGEMLIARDNGLLWDQKAPFPMTLLLDDKRMVQTINGQPPQTITADTNPQMFQFNHLLRALFQADRRVLEENFRIDFKDLGNGRWSLVLTPTTTPLDKIFASMDLGGETYLESIVLNDKQGDRTDITLSRHQLTPASLTDDERQRFAAP